The sequence below is a genomic window from Lolium perenne isolate Kyuss_39 chromosome 4, Kyuss_2.0, whole genome shotgun sequence.
GTTTCCATCAGGGACAGCATATACTAAAGTGATCTATGTCAATGACTGCTACTGTGCTCAGAGCTGTAAAACCAAGTCCGGGTGCTTCGGGTTCGCTATTTTCCCCCTAGGCGGGGAACCACCGGCGTTTTGGCTTGGAGAAGCAGGACTGTTCTCATTCTGTGGAAACGAACCCTTTGGGTCATGAACTGCATCTTGCAAGGGACTGGTGGCTGCCTTTCCAACAACTCCATTCTGTGTCGCCTTAACACCCTCCGAAGCCAGCGGGTGCCCGTGGAGAAACCCGTTGGCTCTGCCATTTACTCCAGAGAACATCCCCAGCACTTGAGCATGCGTCATTTGCATGCCTGCTCCAAATAATCCTTGTCCAGCATACTGACCAATGGTGTTTGGCACAGCAGGGGCTATGCCGTTCATGTTAGAAGGGATTTCTTGACTATAACTCTGCTGCTGTAACGGAGGTGTTGGTCCAGTATTACCCACGCTATCACATGGCACAGTAACTCCATTTTCATACACGGGTACTTTGCTGGCAAATGTAGAGCTCCTGTCAAAGCTTGCAGATGTGGATGCCACTGACTGGCTTTTAGCTAGATGCTCTTCGCCCAGGGAATCCGCGTTTGGAGATAGCTCAGAACTCCGACGGGGATCGTCGCTTTTGGGTGTTATGCCGCATGGAATACTGGACTCGGTGGATGGATCAGTGGATTCAGGAACTCGAGACCACTGGGAGTTTTGAGGTGGCTCACCATCTACAACCCAACCTGGGCCAAACTTTGTCCCAGGAGGCAATACCCGTCTGATACCCTTTGCTGCTATATCCCATCCAACCGGACCAAGTTTTGCAGCAAACCGTGCCAAGCTCCGAGCATATGCATGTTGCTGTTGAAGCCCAATCTGTTTACATTACGGAAAAATATTCAGTCTAAAATAAATGACGTAGCATGTAAACATTTTTATTCTAACTCTCATTAGATTTAATCCGAAACAAATGTTAAGTAGTAGCTGCAAACATTCACCAAACAGCTAAGGTGGAAAAGCTTATAAGTTACAAGTCAAGATTTTAGAATTTAATATAAGATGATCAGAATGTGCTTACTGGAAGTAGTTGTTTCCTTTCACAATCAAGGGCAGAAAACAGAGGACTATAATGTGAGTATTGTTGGTCATATGTACTCCGATTATCATCATCTAAGTAAGTAGTCTTCTTTCCATACTTCGAAGGTCCTACACGAACAAAGTAGCATTAGCCATGTTTATGATCCACAAGTATAGCTCCGCACCGTACACATGAGAAGTTTGTTACTAAGAAAAACAAACCTGAGTAAGCACCAGTTTTCTCTATTTTTTTACCACTAAAAGAACTGAATGTGTTGTGCTGAAGAATGGATGAATCTCTCATGGAGATATTTGTATTTCGAGTTCTCTCACTAGACCATCTTTTTCTTGTTTCAGTGTTGTCTGCAGATTTATTTGTTTTTACATTGGATAAATCTGGTGAAACTTCATCCTCAGCCTTCTCAGCTGGTTTCTTTAAATATTTCGGTggcctgcctcttctcggtgctGTCTTCGGTTGTTCTTCTTCACTATCACTAGCTTGTCTCAAGTTCTCAAAATCCTT
It includes:
- the LOC127297206 gene encoding uncharacterized protein isoform X2; its protein translation is MAKTRKPPPPPPPPPPPPAPPAETPSPQRKRKKKGRPSLLDLQRRSLLLQAQSPEPAAASSSPPRNPSDDDDDAPGASGRRRQKRLKSVLSGATEEEQAVAVAVKKKDAAKATGKGAAASDAGPTGTPLPDKKLLLFILDRLQKKDTYGVYSEPVDPEELPDYHELIEHPMDFATIREKLLNDSYTILEQFENDVFLLTSNAMSYNSDDTVYHRQARSIEALAKKDFENLRQASDSEEEQPKTAPRRGRPPKYLKKPAEKAEDEVSPDLSNVKTNKSADNTETRKRWSSERTRNTNISMRDSSILQHNTFSSFSGKKIEKTGAYSGPSKYGKKTTYLDDDNRSTYDQQYSHYSPLFSALDCERKQLLPIGLQQQHAYARSLARFAAKLGPVGWDIAAKGIRRVLPPGTKFGPGWVVDGEPPQNSQWSRVPESTDPSTESSIPCGITPKSDDPRRSSELSPNADSLGEEHLAKSQSVASTSASFDRSSTFASKVPVYENGVTVPCDSVGNTGPTPPLQQQSYSQEIPSNMNGIAPAVPNTIGQYAGQGLFGAGMQMTHAQVLGMFSGVNGRANGFLHGHPLASEGVKATQNGVVGKAATSPLQDAVHDPKGSFPQNENSPASPSQNAGGSPPRGKIANPKHPDLVLQL
- the LOC127297206 gene encoding uncharacterized protein isoform X1 — protein: MAKTRKPPPPPPPPPPPPAPPAETPSPQRKRKKKGRPSLLDLQRRSLLLQAQSPEPAAASSSPPRNPSDDDDDAPGASGRRRQKRLKSVLSGATEDEEEQAVAVAVKKKDAAKATGKGAAASDAGPTGTPLPDKKLLLFILDRLQKKDTYGVYSEPVDPEELPDYHELIEHPMDFATIREKLLNDSYTILEQFENDVFLLTSNAMSYNSDDTVYHRQARSIEALAKKDFENLRQASDSEEEQPKTAPRRGRPPKYLKKPAEKAEDEVSPDLSNVKTNKSADNTETRKRWSSERTRNTNISMRDSSILQHNTFSSFSGKKIEKTGAYSGPSKYGKKTTYLDDDNRSTYDQQYSHYSPLFSALDCERKQLLPIGLQQQHAYARSLARFAAKLGPVGWDIAAKGIRRVLPPGTKFGPGWVVDGEPPQNSQWSRVPESTDPSTESSIPCGITPKSDDPRRSSELSPNADSLGEEHLAKSQSVASTSASFDRSSTFASKVPVYENGVTVPCDSVGNTGPTPPLQQQSYSQEIPSNMNGIAPAVPNTIGQYAGQGLFGAGMQMTHAQVLGMFSGVNGRANGFLHGHPLASEGVKATQNGVVGKAATSPLQDAVHDPKGSFPQNENSPASPSQNAGGSPPRGKIANPKHPDLVLQL